From Rhizobium sp. BT03, one genomic window encodes:
- a CDS encoding sugar ABC transporter substrate-binding protein — protein sequence MKVLKKTLLLAAIGGSLLATTASAEQVNLTWQMWTGSDADTKGWQHLADMVTAKYPDIKVTLTTTGWVDYWTRLPVLAASGQLADIVSMQSLRMPNFYSLLEPLNDRIAADKFDVGAFTPSIIGGMSVDKQLYGLPYDVGPWVIYYNQDALEAAGIPLPKPGWTLAEFTDAAKKLTKDGKYGFGITPQNYSVLASAWGDKYVNDSGALDLTNPGAIAAAERVIGFAAKDKIAPLVPSSADAGTVIQGRFYSGNVAMYVDGPWSIIGMKDKVKFKIGSTSLPRAEAELTAVTAGSGFGIATTSKNKDAAWKAIQVLTSPEALQYLAEQGRALPARTASQSSWYKVAAKDITNGGEAIDYSLAHSVPYVITNNWAAVENLFNQYFPPAFGGSADAKQTMESIQSLAQQ from the coding sequence ATGAAGGTTCTGAAGAAAACGCTTTTGCTTGCCGCAATCGGCGGCAGTCTTTTGGCGACCACCGCATCGGCCGAGCAGGTGAACCTGACCTGGCAGATGTGGACCGGTTCCGATGCCGATACCAAGGGTTGGCAGCATCTGGCCGACATGGTCACCGCCAAATATCCCGATATCAAGGTCACGCTGACGACGACGGGCTGGGTCGACTATTGGACGCGGCTGCCGGTGCTGGCGGCGTCCGGCCAGCTTGCCGACATCGTTTCCATGCAGTCGCTGCGCATGCCGAATTTCTATTCGCTGCTCGAGCCTCTGAATGACCGGATCGCGGCCGACAAGTTCGATGTCGGTGCCTTCACCCCCTCGATCATCGGCGGCATGTCCGTCGACAAACAGCTCTACGGCCTGCCCTATGACGTCGGTCCGTGGGTCATCTATTATAACCAGGACGCGCTCGAAGCCGCCGGGATTCCGCTGCCGAAGCCGGGCTGGACGCTTGCCGAATTCACCGATGCCGCCAAGAAGCTGACCAAGGACGGCAAATACGGCTTCGGCATCACCCCGCAGAACTATTCGGTCCTGGCGTCGGCCTGGGGCGATAAATATGTCAACGATTCAGGCGCGCTCGATCTGACCAATCCGGGCGCCATTGCCGCCGCCGAGAGGGTGATCGGCTTTGCCGCCAAGGACAAGATCGCGCCGCTGGTGCCGTCGAGTGCCGATGCCGGCACGGTCATCCAGGGCCGGTTCTATTCGGGCAATGTCGCCATGTATGTCGATGGTCCATGGTCGATCATCGGCATGAAGGACAAGGTCAAGTTCAAAATCGGTTCCACTTCCCTCCCGCGCGCAGAGGCGGAGCTTACGGCCGTCACGGCGGGCTCAGGTTTCGGCATCGCCACGACGAGCAAGAACAAGGATGCGGCCTGGAAGGCGATCCAGGTGCTGACCAGCCCCGAGGCATTGCAATATCTCGCCGAGCAGGGCCGCGCGCTGCCGGCGCGCACGGCCTCGCAATCCTCCTGGTACAAGGTGGCGGCCAAGGACATCACCAATGGCGGCGAGGCCATCGACTATTCCCTGGCGCATTCCGTGCCCTACGTGATCACCAACAACTGGGCGGCGGTGGAAAACCTCTTCAACCAGTATTTCCCGCCGGCCTTCGGCGGCAGCGCCGACGCCAAGCAGACGATGGAGTCGATCCAGAGTCTCGCGCAGCAATAA
- a CDS encoding carbohydrate ABC transporter permease — protein MSQSAVAEISLQPGRPRRFLKPETQTAMLFLLPSFLGFMIFMALPILASLALSFTNWQLISTPSFVGLQNYIKLFTVDPAFYTILRNTLFFAVEYLAVNIIVSLMLAVWISSLKRGKAIFRVIFFLPTFTPTIAASVVWLLIFTPDGLADSVIRSLGLGLPNFLLSSAWAMQAVVIVTLWANVGYNVVMFNAALDLVPKHYLEAATIDGANAWQRFWRIRLPLISPTVFFATVMTAITSLQVFDEIFAMTRGGPGSATATLGFAIYQKGFTNFQMGYASALAWVMFVMIMALTILQFHMQRKWVHYDD, from the coding sequence ATGTCGCAAAGCGCCGTCGCCGAAATTTCCCTGCAGCCCGGTCGGCCGCGGCGCTTTCTGAAGCCTGAGACGCAGACGGCCATGCTGTTCCTGCTGCCGAGTTTTCTCGGCTTCATGATCTTCATGGCCCTGCCGATCCTGGCGTCGCTGGCGCTCTCCTTCACAAACTGGCAGCTGATCTCGACGCCGTCCTTCGTCGGTCTTCAGAATTATATCAAGCTCTTCACCGTCGATCCGGCCTTCTACACCATCCTCAGAAACACGCTGTTTTTCGCCGTCGAATATCTGGCGGTGAACATCATCGTCTCGCTGATGCTGGCGGTTTGGATATCCAGCCTGAAGCGCGGCAAGGCGATCTTCCGGGTGATTTTCTTTCTGCCGACCTTCACCCCGACGATTGCCGCTTCGGTGGTGTGGCTGCTGATCTTCACGCCGGACGGGCTCGCCGACAGCGTCATCCGTTCGCTCGGCCTCGGCCTGCCGAATTTCCTGCTGAGTTCGGCCTGGGCGATGCAGGCGGTCGTGATCGTCACGCTCTGGGCCAATGTCGGCTACAACGTCGTGATGTTCAACGCCGCGCTCGATCTGGTGCCGAAACACTATCTCGAGGCGGCGACGATCGACGGTGCCAATGCCTGGCAGCGCTTCTGGCGCATCCGTCTGCCGCTGATCTCGCCGACCGTGTTCTTTGCCACCGTGATGACGGCGATCACCTCGCTGCAGGTCTTCGACGAAATCTTCGCGATGACGCGCGGCGGTCCGGGCTCGGCGACGGCGACGCTGGGCTTTGCCATCTACCAGAAGGGCTTCACCAACTTCCAGATGGGCTATGCTTCCGCTCTCGCCTGGGTGATGTTCGTCATGATCATGGCGCTCACCATCCTGCAGTTCCACATGCAGCGCAAATGGGTGCATTATGACGACTGA
- a CDS encoding carbohydrate ABC transporter permease, translating into MTTDPTSRHPYSVSAGRHRILRRIGSFLSYAGLSLIALLFLFPFFWMVSNAVRSNTEVMAVPVRIFPEEYHWGTFVEALVSLPFGTFLLNSVVVACGVTAIVIAVSCLSAYAFARLSFPGREGLLLTYLSTLMIPQVMLVIPLFLVVSKLGWINTYHGMILPVAFSSFGTFLLRQFILGIPKDLDEAAMMDGASRLRILVKIIVPLAMPAIGLLALFTFIAQWKSFLWPLIATSGVEKATLPLGLTLFQTQQGTAWNYIMAGATISMLPGVILAIVLQRVIYRGITVSSGFGGR; encoded by the coding sequence ATGACGACTGACCCGACCTCACGGCATCCTTATTCCGTCTCTGCGGGCCGGCATCGCATCCTGCGGCGCATCGGCAGCTTTTTGAGTTATGCCGGACTTTCGCTGATCGCGCTGCTTTTCCTCTTCCCCTTCTTCTGGATGGTGTCGAACGCGGTGCGCTCCAATACCGAAGTGATGGCCGTGCCGGTCCGCATCTTCCCCGAGGAGTATCATTGGGGCACCTTCGTCGAGGCGCTGGTGTCCCTGCCGTTCGGCACCTTCCTGCTGAATTCCGTCGTGGTCGCCTGCGGCGTCACGGCGATCGTGATTGCGGTATCCTGCCTTTCCGCCTACGCCTTCGCCCGGCTCAGCTTTCCCGGCCGCGAAGGGCTGCTGCTCACCTATCTCAGCACGCTGATGATCCCGCAGGTGATGCTGGTCATTCCGCTCTTCCTCGTCGTCAGCAAGCTCGGCTGGATCAACACCTATCACGGCATGATCCTGCCGGTCGCCTTCTCCTCTTTCGGCACCTTCCTGCTGCGGCAGTTCATCCTCGGCATTCCCAAGGATCTCGATGAGGCGGCGATGATGGACGGCGCTTCGCGGCTGCGCATTCTGGTCAAGATCATCGTGCCGCTTGCCATGCCGGCGATCGGCTTGCTCGCGCTTTTTACCTTCATCGCCCAGTGGAAGAGTTTCCTGTGGCCGCTGATCGCCACCAGCGGGGTGGAAAAAGCCACGCTGCCGCTCGGGCTCACTTTGTTCCAGACGCAGCAGGGCACGGCGTGGAACTACATCATGGCGGGCGCGACGATCTCCATGCTGCCCGGCGTCATCCTGGCCATCGTGCTGCAGCGGGTGATCTACCGCGGCATCACCGTCAGCTCCGGCTTCGGCGGAAGATAA
- a CDS encoding alpha-L-fucosidase codes for MTSSERQPQNPVSGVGKHAWFSHDRLGMFIHWGLYALGARHEWLKNREELTDDHYQRYFDNFDPDLYEPKEWARRARLAGMKYVVVTTKHHEGFCLWDSKVTDYKAPNTPCGRDLLTPLVEAFRAEGLKIGFYYSLLDWHHPDFPIDVHHPLRNHPEAKALNAGRNIANYAAYMREQVRELLTGFGRIDIIWFDFSYPGREYLGLPGKGRADWESERLIGLVRELQPEIIVNNRLDLPPGKLPDVTTPEQYTPRVAPAIASQGVLWEACHTFSGSWGYHRDEDSWKSPEQIIQLLIDSVALGGNLLMNVGPTGRGTFDARAVDALEVYQNWMAVNARSIYGAGPSELPVPAGCRYTQRGNRLYLHVYNWPYRHIHIEGLADRIAYAQFLHDASEVRWLSHTKDVDSNIGVMVPEGMITLELPVRRPDVAVPVIEIVLKA; via the coding sequence GTGACGAGTTCGGAGCGCCAGCCGCAAAATCCGGTATCGGGAGTGGGCAAGCACGCCTGGTTCAGCCATGACAGACTGGGCATGTTCATCCATTGGGGCCTCTATGCTCTGGGAGCCCGGCACGAGTGGCTGAAGAACCGCGAAGAGCTGACCGACGATCATTACCAGCGCTATTTCGACAATTTCGATCCCGATCTTTACGAGCCCAAGGAGTGGGCCCGGCGGGCGCGTCTTGCCGGCATGAAGTATGTCGTGGTGACGACCAAGCATCACGAGGGTTTCTGCCTGTGGGACAGCAAGGTCACCGACTACAAGGCGCCGAACACGCCCTGCGGCAGAGATCTGCTGACGCCGCTGGTCGAGGCATTTCGCGCCGAGGGGCTGAAGATCGGCTTCTATTATTCGCTGCTCGACTGGCACCATCCTGATTTTCCGATCGACGTCCACCATCCTCTCCGCAACCATCCCGAGGCCAAGGCGCTGAATGCGGGCCGCAACATCGCTAACTACGCCGCCTATATGCGCGAACAGGTGCGCGAACTTCTGACCGGCTTCGGCCGCATCGATATCATCTGGTTCGATTTCAGCTATCCCGGCCGCGAATATCTCGGCCTGCCCGGCAAGGGGCGTGCCGACTGGGAGAGCGAGCGGCTGATCGGGCTGGTGCGCGAGCTGCAGCCCGAAATCATCGTCAACAACCGCCTCGACCTGCCGCCGGGCAAGCTGCCCGACGTGACGACGCCGGAGCAATATACGCCGCGCGTGGCGCCTGCCATTGCCAGCCAGGGGGTGCTCTGGGAAGCGTGCCACACCTTCAGCGGCTCCTGGGGCTATCACCGCGACGAGGATAGCTGGAAGAGCCCGGAACAGATCATCCAGCTGCTGATCGATTCTGTCGCGCTCGGCGGCAACCTGCTGATGAATGTCGGCCCGACCGGCCGCGGCACCTTCGATGCGCGCGCTGTCGATGCGCTCGAGGTCTACCAGAACTGGATGGCCGTCAACGCCCGCTCCATCTACGGCGCCGGGCCATCGGAGCTGCCGGTACCGGCCGGATGCCGCTACACCCAGCGCGGCAACCGTCTCTATTTGCATGTCTACAACTGGCCTTACCGCCACATCCACATCGAAGGCCTCGCCGACAGGATCGCCTATGCGCAGTTCCTGCATGACGCCAGCGAAGTGCGCTGGCTCAGTCATACCAAGGATGTGGATTCCAATATCGGCGTGATGGTGCCGGAAGGCATGATCACGCTCGAACTGCCGGTCCGGCGGCCTGACGTTGCCGTGCCGGTGATCGAGATCGTCCTCAAGGCGTGA